The window GCAACATTGTCTTTCGTTCAGCCCGGCCTGACATTTCGACATCtcgagggaagaaaaagctaCAGATGCTCGCCATCACTCACACGTATGATCTTCGTTCGACACAGgagctttcttcttcgaAATCCTATGACAGAAGCAAGCTGATTTGGGCGGGCACAACAACTCGAGTGTCCGTACCAGTGTTCCGGCCCGAGGAGTATGCCCCGGACGCTGTAGTTGCGAGGTTCGCAAAGCATGGGACAAGTTGCGAGGTAAGACAactgtttcttttttgatgacgaggagcATGCCGATGTCTATGTTGAATAGATGTTTGATGACATTTTACTGACTAATTTTAAAAGGGATTCGCCGAGGCCTTCTCAGAGATCCTCTTCTCGGCAAGCCATGTCCAGAACAAGGCGCGCCCCTTTGCAACCATTCTTGAGCACTTATCCTCTGCTACTAACCCCCCTACTCCTATGCTAATTCATTGCAGCCTAGGTAAAGACAGAACGGGCGTCATCAGCGCTTTGATTCTATCTCTCTGCGGCGTGAGCGATGAGGACGTGGCCAAGGACTATTCCTTCTCGGAAAAGGAGCTGGCTCCGCTTCTTCCATCGCATGCTGAAAAGCTTTCAGACAACCCGGCTTTCAAAGGATCTCGCAATGATGCAGAGATTTTGGTCCGAACGCGGTGAGTAGCTGCTCTTCCATATTATAGATACGAGAAGCGTATGTAGGCTCTTGACTTACTGACGGCTATGTTATAGAAAGGAGAAtatgctttgctttttgatGAAGCTTCGAAAGAGGTATGGCTCGATTGAGAAGTGTATCATTGGTCATAATCTGCTCCAGGCTGATGGCATCGCTCGACTGAGACGCAATATGATTGTTGACGCCTCCAAGAACCACTCGATCGTCGGTAAGTTCTGAAGTTCTAATCTCCATCTTTCAAGTTGAGGCGATATTAAGCTAATGCTAACCATTTGGGCAAGATAAatgggatgaggaggattttGCGTAATTGTTCTGCTTGTTGACTGGAGTTCTGAATTTTGATACTGGGAGACCTGGGGGAATTTTTGTCTAATTGATGACGTGTAAACTAGCTTGCAAGATGTTAAATAGAggtgttttattttatcAGATAATATGTTGGCATTCAGAAGACCATTTACTATCGTGACATGTAGATTCTCCATTGCTATTTGGCCATTCAAGAGCTAGTTTGGTTGCATGCATCTagtttgttgatgagacGCGCTGCTGCCTGCTCACGACAACCAACGACACAGAAACTTCACTTCTTCGCTTTGCTTCCCCTCTTCCCGTGTCTCCTTCAATCCCAATCTTCACCATAAGAGAAAGATTTCAAGGGTGAATTTCCCCGTCGTACTCAGCTCTCTTCGTACATCATGGCAACTCCAAGCAGCAGTGCCCCAAACCACAAAATCATCGGCACCAAAGACCCAGCCAAATCCTACACCGACCGCAAATCCACTCGCGTCGTAGCCCTCAAACCCTCGGGCGAAATCGCAATAATTTACGTCAAAGAGGGAAACTACTACAAACTCcccggcggcggcatcgagGGAGACGAGAGTCCCACAGAAGCCGCTCTGCGCGAGGTCAAGGAAGAAACCGGCGCGACAGTCGCTCTCCGCAGCACCGACTACTTTGCCATGACTGAAGAGTTTCgcttccagcagcatcaggTTTCTTGCTGCTATTTGGCCGacgttgtcgatgatgtgGGAGAGCCGTGTTTGACGGAAGAGGAGCTTGCTGATGGGTTTGTTCAGCAGTGGATGACGATCAGCAAGGCCTTGGAGGCCATGTCTGCGGCTGAACCAACGACAGAATTTGGCTGTTTTGTGAAAGAGCGAGATATCTATGTTTTGACTGAGGCTAAGAGACTTATTGACTCGTCGAGTTAAACTATAGGATATTTCTCATGTCGGGCTGTAATTCACGGGGACATCCATTATCTCTACTTCCGATATCTTTGCCTTGTATTGGATTATGACAGTTATGAGCTCATTACAAATGTGATTAATCTTAGCAGCTTTGATATGTATACTCAATTACCGCGTTTCGCCACTCCTCAACCTCCATTGCCGACACATTATCCCAAATCCACACCACATTCCCCCCAAATACATAACAGGTGAGTCTTGTACCTCCaggttcttcttcaattACTCGAGAATTTAGTTCTCCCCGCTCTTCTCTCATCATAagctctctcgcctctcttGCATTAAACTCGGAGGGGTAAGCTTTATACACGGCTTCTGCTAGCATTCGCAGTTGCATGGGAAACAGGCGGTCCCCGTAGTGGTCCATGATCGTTCTTATCTCTTCATTGTATTCCATCTTTGGCCATTCTGGTAGATTCACAAAAAATTGTTCGCATGCtgcctctttctctctgtcCCACCATGGAGGCAACAGACCCCGTCTAGTGGCAGCCTTTCTCAAAAATCTCTGGAAGCCGGGTTGATCAAGGTTGCAACCGTACCATATGGTGGCCGCTATCCACTCGCCTTCGAAAAGATGAGCCTCCGTAGCAAGGAGGCGGTAAGCCTCGGCGAGAATCTTATAAACATCGGTTTCTGGGCGTTTGTGAAGCCATGTGCCTTTGTGAAGGCGAGTGAAGGGCATCTCGATAGGCTGCTCGAGCCCTTTTGTTGGTGACAGGCGGATGATTTCCGATTTCCATTCCTTAGTCGATACTTTTGGCGATTGATCTTTGGCTTTGAGCTTTGTTGCGTAATTCTTAGGCATCTGGCCGATATTCAGACCGTACCTCACTTGATGCACTCGGCTTGGATCTGACCGGGGCAACAACCTCTTTGCGAGCCAATATTCGCTTCGAGCGACGCCCTGCCAATACCGTCCCGCCCCTAATGCCGCAGTAAAACGGCCCTTGAGGATAGTTATCATCATTTTCTGTTGTATTCCTCTTGTGGTTCGGGGATGCTGTCCATCAAAATCTGAAGAAAGCACAATATAGACGAGGGTGTGGGAAGGAAATGATAGAGGAGGTGATCGCTGCCTGCAACCACAATGAAAGAAACCAATATCAAGTGGCGGCAAGCTCCAGAGGCGATaagaagctgctgagagGTATGAAGAGAGAATCTTCAGAAGAGAGAATCCTCGGAAGAAAGCTCAGTTGGTGTGGTGAAAAAAGTAGCAAACGGGGAGATTTTGGCCTGATAATGGGCGGGCAGCCAACAGGCAGCTGCACACAGCCGCTTACCCCCTCAAAGTGAGTTGAATCTCGAACATCAAATCATATGCGGCCGCAATATTTATTAGCCGAGCTCATATGCACGCTGCAAGTATTCTCACTCATGGCGACTGTTAATTATAAAGTGACGGACAGACTTTCTCAGTTACATGCGATCGACGTATTAGCTCATGATGGATGGCCATATGTAGATAGGTATGCTTGCTTCCTCATGTCCATACTATCGACACATTGGTCCACGATGCAATCTATGCTTCCAGGGACATCATGGAAAGCAAAACGACGGTGATTTAGTGTGAATCAGTCCATCAAGGCCCAAAGGAAGCTATCCAGTAACTCAAATCATAATCCATTCTGCGACTGTGTAAGCAACTATCATCAAATTCATTGTTTCGCGTAAAGATGGTCATTAATACGTAGACATAAATGatgtccttctcctcctaGCATTCTTCAATAATCGCTCGGCAGTAAACAATACCAATCCCATTTCATAAACTCCAACAAGCCCCCAAGACCCAAAATCCGAACCCAACGTCCTCAACTATCCAATAAACGGCACACTCCGCTGCTTCTCAGTCTTCGTTTTCGTCTCAGTCTTCTTCACCGCAAACTCATGCCTCTTAGCATCCGTCATGGGCGCAAGACCCAAAGCCTTCCGCCTCGCATCCTCCTCAGGACAATCCGGGCAATCACAATCCGACTCAGTGCCCAAATTCTCGCAGCACGTTCGAAACACGTCAAGCTTGTCGAAGTTGTCGCCGTCGCAGTTGTGGTCGCTGTACAAGCCGCCAGTATAGGTGCAGCAGGCGTGCGTGTACTCGGAGGCGGCTCTTCCGTACGAGTTCCAGCACTTGCAGGCTTCTGCCGCGGAGAAGAGggcgatgacggcgaagATGGCAGGGTagaacttcatctttgcttttACTTTTAGAAGAAGCTGAATAAGAGATGGTTATTTGTCTTGTGTGAATGTTGGTAGTAGGGGACGTTTTGTTATAGAGAGTGAGATGTATGCTTTTTCAGATTTCAGAGTCGCTTCTCGACCCTTTTTATAGTCCTTCTTCATACAACTTCTCTTCTAGACGGAGACTCAGAATCTTTTATTTTGCGTGTAAATGACTTCATTCATCTCCTGACTGAATTCATCTCCCATGCCTGAGAGAACACGATGAGGCGCTGAGACATCTACGTTCTTAACTCATACCGTTGGATCAAGAGCAGATTATCCCAATAATGCACACAAGGACCAAGTCTCATTCAACGACATGTTTGTAACATGCCTAACCAAAATGTCATTCACATATCAGATCAACAGCCTTTGTCCTTGTGATCCTCATAAGAACCTTAACCTTCCCTCTACTGTCTCAAACTTTGCCCAAGACTTGAAGAACTCCGAATTCCTTGCGCCAACGTGGTGGCCACAGTCAATGTATAACCACACGCTATACGATCACTCGGATTGGATATAGATTGGTATGAAGAATTATAATCGTGAATCATTTTTACCGAATACGCATCTATTTGAGAAATAAAGGAGGTGGTTGTAACAAATCGCTTTCACAACACTTTACACCCAAGAGAGTAAGAAAAGATATTGATATTTGCATATGTGCTACTGATAAACTAATGAAACGAGAGAAAGACTGGGGAATCTATCGCAGGGTAAAAGTGTAAAGACATCCCAAGTCCATAGGCAGTAGAGAAGGctcaagcaagcagcaaaccAGCCAACACAGCGGCCTGGGCAACTACCACAGTGCCATGTCGCTCTGAGATTAAACCGCCTGCAGCATTTTGACCATTACCACCACCATTGCCGTCGCCACCGTTACCATCGCCAGGATTGCCATCATTGGGGTTGCCATCATTGGGGTTGCCATCATTGGGATTGCCGTCATTGGGGTTGTCGTCATTGGGGTTGCCGTCATTGGGGTTGCCATCACCAGGattgccaccaccaccattaCTAGCATTCGTTCGTTCAAGAACAAAAATCTCTCCAGTAGCATCAGATGAGAACCACAGGCGGTCATCAGAGTCCCAAGCCAATCCTACAGGGCGAAAGCATTGATCGGGACAATTTGTAACATCTGcattggcgatgatgtcGGTAACAGCGTTGGTGCTATTCTGTGGAGCGGTGGGCTGGCCATTGGAGTCAAAGGCAAGGGAGACGATGCGGTATCCAGTAGCCTCATTTCGGTTCCCTTGATTGAGTGAGCATCAGTATATATGGTTATAGACAGCCTAAAGGATGACTTACAGCTACCGTGAAAGGTCACAAACGCTTCCGAGGCATTGGGGGTGAATTTGATGTCCAAAGGAGCCGAGTGCGCTTGGAAAGCAATTCGAGGAGGAACGTAGTCAGTATTGCAGCTTGTGTCCGTCACATTAGACGGCGCGTCATCGTCAGCAAACTGGTCTCCAACTTGGAGATTCCCTAGGTTGGGAAACCCAGCCGTCGACCAGAGGGTATAGCAGTCAGGATAGCCATAGTTGCCTCCCTGGTGATCACTAGATCCCAACACGCCGTGGTAGTTGAGCTCTTCGCCAGGGTTGTTTTGGTGAATATCCTGGCCTTGGCGCTGAAGCTGGTCGACTGAATTTTCGACTGACCAAATACCTCCTGTATCAGGATGCTCAGCAACACCCACAGAATTTCTCAACCCCCAACCAATGAGGGTTCCATCGAGAAAGTCGTATGGTGAATCACCGGGCCCAATCTGAGCAATGTTGTAGCTACGAATCTGGGAATGCCCGCTATTGATGTCAcgggcatcgtcatcctcgttCGAACTGCTGCCACGAGAGACGAGAAGTGTACCTGGCTGTTTCTTGGACACGAGCAGTGTGCGAGTTGTGTGATCCGAGTTGCTCATGTTAGTGACGAGAGTGACATTGGAAGACAGGTCAACAGAGACGGCCTGGCTATCGTATGCAAAGGAAAAGACGCTCTCGGCTGAGGAGACGTAGATGGTTTTGCCATCACCCGAGAGAGCAAGTCCATGGTTGAGCTGGTGTTTCAATCATTAGCTGAGCTGACTCCATGCCATGTaggatcatcatctcatcacttACATTTGGATCAGCGATCAGTGTCGTGTTGCTCGCCACCGACAAGCAGGTtccgccgccatcgtcgagCGTCAGATGCGTTAACCCAACCCCGGATTGCACCACCAAAAGCCCCccatcagcatcaaaggCAATGCCCCTGGGCCTGGTCAAGCCATTCGCAATGAGGCGGTATTCCCAGCCACTGGTCGCCACTGGCGCGGGGTACGTTACGTTGGGATTATTGGAGCATACCTGTGCCGCGGTGCGCCGTTGgagcagctgcatcagcaAGTATATCAATAACGATAGGAGTTTGTTCATCGTGGCGGTGGTCAGCAGAAATGATGATCAAAAGCCTCTCCAAAGAATGCCCAAAGAATGTTCAAAGAATGTTGTCGGATCGAAGTTACAACGGCAACCATCCTGAGCGAATCAACAAGATATACGTCAACGACGCATCTAGAAGGAACCACGGAGGGTTTGAAACACCGAGACATCGCGTCGGGCTAAAATAGGTAACAGCTACGGGCCATTTTTCGTCCTTCCTTACGCCTAAAAGACGTCGTTCATTCCGTGGTTAAACTCATGACAAGCGAGATCTCCGTCGCAACGTccaaaagaagggagaggggaAAGCTGAATGCTGAGACTTGCTGTCAGGAGCCAAGCTTTTGAGATCCCTGGATAGTCGTTGGTCGAGTGGGGGTTTGCCCCGGATTTGGGCTAAATAGAGTAGCGGAATAAAGTGGTTAAGCATACCTAGTTTGCTAGTATAATGCAACCCATCGTATATTCTTGGTGAATCATCGAATCACGTAACTTCCGTGGTCCATGTGGGCATACGCAATGCTTAGGACGCCGACCCAAATACACGCAGCAACTTAgaatgatgacgaggagaagaatgaATCAAAAATCCTATATGTACCTAGGCAGAGTCTATGTGCATGTTAGCCAATACCGAATAACAGTACACTTATACTTCATATCCTCATGAGCAACAGCTCATTTTCGGCATAGGAAAGAGACCTCTTTCCCTCAGTACTAATACAAGGCAGATAGATGGTAGTATAGAAAATCGCCAAGCTTAACAAAAAGTCCAAATCCcctcattcattcattcctACCTTCCCCTCCCGCTTCATCGCAACCCTAccctcggcctcttcagcGGGTGTGCTTCGGTATTGAATACATATTCATCCAAGCTGATAACGTCGGGAGGCGAAAAAATGAGGTAAAAATACTTGAGTGTTTCAGCCATCCAAAAACTCTAGGACCGAGGATAGCACACATTAGTCAAAGCTGTTCCcaagtagaaaaaaaaaagttccatCCCAgttaaaagaagaagaagaaagaaaaaaactcaCCTCCATGGAATCAAGCTTCTTGGTCGGAATAACAGTCACGTCCTCTATCGCAGAGTTCGCCAGCTCCGTCTCCGTCGccttcatgatggcctcaAACATGTTCCACGCAGTGTCTTGCAGGTCCGCCTTGCCCGTGATGCGATACAGCACAAACAGGCTCTCAATCGCCTCCGGCCGTAAAATGTATCGTGTGTCCCGCGCATGCTTGAACCCCTTGGGCATCATCTTGCTTCCCTCTTTCGCCCAGCGCGCCTCGTCCCATTCACACTTGTCCAGTGTCTTGCACGGCAGCATGCCGAAGATCTCGGGCATGATGCCCGTGGGGAAGCGGCCGTACGCCCAACCGCACCCGCGAGCCAGACGCTCTCCGATGTCGACGTGACCATCAATGTCGAAGAGCTTCCCGCCAAGCGCAAACATGCCTCCGACGAAGCACGTAAGGTGCTGGCTGTCAGCCTGAAGCCCGCTGCCAGCACTGAACTCGCCGCTGAACAAGATGTCGTCTTGATCCGGCAGCATAGGTCTAAACAGGAGATTGTTCACCGCCGCGTCCATGGCCGGGCGATACAGCTTCTCGTAGACGCCGTCCACGCCCCCAAGCAGCGCGTGCATCTTGGGCAAATACTCGTAGAGCGAATCGGCCAATGCACCGAGCGTAAAGCTGCTGTCGACAGCCGTCTCAGCTTTGAAGTTGAGCGTCGTCGGCCACATGCCCGGCAGCAGCGTGTCGTTctgaatcttctccagaaaGCGAGTCACGCGGTCTGTCGCATCGTAATACTTGCTATCGCCCGTCAGCTGCGACAGCCTCGTAAACTCCATGCTCAGCGAGCACGGCGACGCCGACGGATCGTTGGTGCCGGCGACCAACTTGCCCgacttggccttttcaaagTCGAGCCAGAAGCCAGGCATCCTGTTGGGCGTGTCGAAGCCCATGTACAGCATCTCGCCCAGCTCAACCGCCTTGCGCAGCAGCACTCGCTCGCCGCTCAGGTCGTAGGCGCTCAGCAAGCCTCCCAGATGGCGGATCGTCGTTTCAAACATGTTGGCCGCCGTCGAATCCGTCACAGACCAATCCAGCGCGCCCACGGCACCCGCAGCTTCGGCGAACTCGTCCTTGAAGCCCATGATCCACAGCGTATCCAAGGAATCGACCAGCGTCGCCGCCCAACCGCCAAACGGGTCCTTCGCGGATCCAGACACGGGCGTGAGCTCGTCTCTCATCCAGGCGAGCAATTTATAGGCATCATAGCTGCGCTTAAAGGCCCTCCGCACAGCATTGCGGCGCTTCTCGTTGACCGCAGAATGGCCAAAGGCTCCAGCTTCCGCCTGGACTTGAGGGAGCGCTGCTGGCTTGCCCGTGGGCAGTGGcttgatgtccttgatgcCATGATGTTGCTGCACCGTCGACCAGTTGAAAGAACTCGGTACGAAGACAGGCTGCGGTATGCTGGACGATGTCAGGTAGTAGACAGCCAATGCGGCCAACAGGAAGCCGCTGAAGAGCACCAAGCGCCCAACCCTCCGTGGCAAGCTTAGACCATTGATTATCCCCATTATGAGTCGAcgctcctcttcatctcgactATAATTGGCgtcgaaagaagaaataaaaacaaaaaaggcaaaaagagatgTCAAAACTACCAATTTGGACGTAAGAACAATACAAAAGACACCAGCAATTCGTCTGTTGCGGTGGAGGTGTAATAATTCCAGCCAGTCAAAACCCAATTCAATCACGGCGCCGATCTGCTAGTGGTTAAGGGGGGCAACCAGCCGAATCGACTCCGTGTCACGGTGTCATTAACTCCCCGCAGCGCATTCTTAGTACGAGgtggtactcgtactttaTGCTTGCTTGTAAGATTTGTCGAATGGCCAAAGTCTATAGTGCGACATTAGCCTATAGTGGACAGTTTATGCTGCAGTTCTACCTATTTAGCCCAAATACAGACATCATGCAAGCAAATCAACTTGATACCCGTATAgtaaaaaattatatttaaataaacaaaaaccTAAACAAATAAATAGAGGACAAGACAAACTTGAGACATAGAGCTGTTGGATCAGCTACTTGTATACACTTGAGTTACTCCAGATAAGCCGAATCTTCAGACACATGCATATACTATTCTTCTTGACAAATGACATAGAATGAACATCTCAACATACATCTTTACTCAACAATTGATGGATTCTTCGAGCTTCGCTTATTCCAACGCTACCTCTACAGGCAATACACGGTATGGAAATGCAAAATGCCAGAAACCACCTATATACAACAAAAGAGGGAGGACACTCATTAGGGAGGCTAGGGAGACGTGAAACAGCAAGAGACATATGATACCCAACGCACtgccgaaaaaaaaaattgcaaaattagagcaaaacaaaacaagagcAAAATCTTCATAATCCCCTGCAAAGCACAAAATCAAAAAAGGTAGGTAGCTATATAAAAAAGGGAATAAAAAATGAAAGAAGTAACATGTGGTCCAGGCGTTCTGCGCTGGAATTCGACACCAATCCGGATCTGTTATATACCCTGACGCCCttcaacaagaaaagaacagaaaagacaacaaaagaaaatgccaacagcagcaagtcGCTTTTCAATGAATTCTCTTAAGCCCCCCTCCGCACCCTGTCCATCAACGGAGTCCAATCACACTCATCTCCAACGTCCACACTCGCCTGATCCATACTTTGAGCTTGCCCTCGACGCCCTCGACGTTGTCCAGCTCGATGCCCTCCCACCAGCATCGTCTAGCCGGTTTTCGCCagaatagcagcagcttctgtgCCATGCCGACGGCATTGTTGCCCATTTCGTTGCCACGAATGTCGCTGCGCAATCGAGCGAGTGCCAGGCTGCAGATGACGGCCTTGTTAGGTTCGCCAGCCCGGTGGCCCCAGCAGTCATCGTGATTAAAGCCACTGTGATATGCAAAGTTAGCCACTATCCTCCCTTTTACAAAGCAAGTTACGAGCGAATGGCTCGTCAAGGGAAATAACATACCCTGCCGTCAGCATCTCAATCAGGTGAGCTT of the Trichoderma breve strain T069 chromosome 4, whole genome shotgun sequence genome contains:
- a CDS encoding NUDIX domain-containing protein, translated to MATPSSSAPNHKIIGTKDPAKSYTDRKSTRVVALKPSGEIAIIYVKEGNYYKLPGGGIEGDESPTEAALREVKEETGATVALRSTDYFAMTEEFRFQQHQVSCCYLADVVDDVGEPCLTEEELADGFVQQWMTISKALEAMSAAEPTTEFGCFVKERDIYVLTEAKRLIDSSS
- a CDS encoding glycosyl hydrolase family 47 domain-containing protein, whose amino-acid sequence is MGIINGLSLPRRVGRLVLFSGFLLAALAVYYLTSSSIPQPVFVPSSFNWSTVQQHHGIKDIKPLPTGKPAALPQVQAEAGAFGHSAVNEKRRNAVRRAFKRSYDAYKLLAWMRDELTPVSGSAKDPFGGWAATLVDSLDTLWIMGFKDEFAEAAGAVGALDWSVTDSTAANMFETTIRHLGGLLSAYDLSGERVLLRKAVELGEMLYMGFDTPNRMPGFWLDFEKAKSGKLVAGTNDPSASPCSLSMEFTRLSQLTGDSKYYDATDRVTRFLEKIQNDTLLPGMWPTTLNFKAETAVDSSFTLGALADSLYEYLPKMHALLGGVDGVYEKLYRPAMDAAVNNLLFRPMLPDQDDILFSGEFSAGSGLQADSQHLTCFVGGMFALGGKLFDIDGHVDIGERLARGCGWAYGRFPTGIMPEIFGMLPCKTLDKCEWDEARWAKEGSKMMPKGFKHARDTRYILRPEAIESLFVLYRITGKADLQDTAWNMFEAIMKATETELANSAIEDVTVIPTKKLDSMESFWMAETLKYFYLIFSPPDVISLDEYVFNTEAHPLKRPRVGLR
- a CDS encoding tyrosine phosphatase family domain-containing protein gives rise to the protein MAKSAPYISIPGVANFRDIGGTPIASHPGKEVRRNIVFRSARPDISTSRGKKKLQMLAITHTYDLRSTQELSSSKSYDRSKLIWAGTTTRVSVPVFRPEEYAPDAVVARFAKHGTSCEGFAEAFSEILFSASHVQNKARPFATILEHLSSATNPPTPMLIHCSLGKDRTGVISALILSLCGVSDEDVAKDYSFSEKELAPLLPSHAEKLSDNPAFKGSRNDAEILVRTRKENMLCFLMKLRKRYGSIEKCIIGHNLLQADGIARLRRNMIVDASKNHSIVDKWDEEDFA